Proteins encoded by one window of Acetivibrio thermocellus ATCC 27405:
- a CDS encoding DinB family protein, translated as MFSVARDWNPKQKRLKNIILNEDKFNETIELIQDLHSMVHSHDVYGRNIPTLEDELWEGLDKKTFVTMPTKEDVTIAWNIWHITRIEDLTVNILIADEIQEFKRQNWPARLNIEVSDTGNAMSDDEIISLSEKINMEELREYRKAVGKRTREVILKLKPDDFKKKVQKTRLNRILDEGGVLDVEDSKWLLDFWGKKNIAGLILMPITRHQVVHLNDSLKLKKKCSRLI; from the coding sequence ATGTTTAGTGTAGCCAGGGACTGGAATCCAAAACAAAAACGACTAAAAAATATAATACTAAATGAAGACAAGTTTAACGAAACGATTGAGTTAATACAAGATCTGCATTCCATGGTGCATTCACACGATGTGTACGGCAGGAATATACCAACACTGGAAGATGAGCTTTGGGAAGGCTTGGACAAAAAAACTTTTGTCACAATGCCGACAAAAGAAGATGTAACTATTGCCTGGAATATTTGGCATATTACAAGAATAGAAGATTTGACAGTAAACATTTTAATTGCGGATGAAATTCAGGAATTTAAACGTCAAAATTGGCCTGCCAGGTTAAATATCGAAGTAAGCGATACCGGCAATGCAATGAGCGATGATGAAATAATATCCTTAAGTGAAAAAATCAATATGGAAGAGCTGCGGGAATACAGAAAGGCAGTAGGAAAAAGAACCAGAGAGGTTATTCTAAAACTGAAACCGGATGATTTTAAGAAAAAAGTCCAAAAAACCAGACTGAATCGTATTTTAGACGAAGGCGGAGTCTTAGATGTCGAGGATTCCAAATGGTTATTGGACTTTTGGGGGAAAAAGAATATAGCAGGGTTAATACTTATGCCCATAACCAGACATCAAGTTGTGCACCTGAACGATTCATTAAAATTGAAGAAAAAGTGTAGTAGATTGATATAG
- the rfbF gene encoding glucose-1-phosphate cytidylyltransferase, whose amino-acid sequence MKVVILAGGMGTRISEESHLKPKPMIEIGEAPILWHIMKYYSYYGYNDFIICCGYKGFLIKEYFANYYLHLSDVTFDFSRQNNMIIHNNIAEPWKVTLVDTGLCTQTGARIKRIQKYIGNESFMLTYGDGLSDVPLNELVNFHRKHGKVLTMTAIQPGGRFGVLSFGEDDYTIEKFSEKAKEHGGWVNGGFMVAEPEIFEYLDYRDDLVFEQEPMHKLASGGQLAAYKHFGFWQCMDTMRDKIMLERLWSSNSAPWKVW is encoded by the coding sequence TTGAAAGTTGTCATATTGGCAGGAGGAATGGGAACTCGCATCAGTGAAGAAAGTCATTTGAAACCAAAGCCAATGATAGAAATCGGAGAAGCTCCTATTCTATGGCACATCATGAAATACTATTCATATTATGGCTATAATGATTTTATCATTTGTTGCGGTTACAAAGGATTTTTAATAAAGGAGTATTTCGCAAACTATTATTTGCATCTATCTGATGTCACCTTTGATTTTTCCCGGCAAAACAACATGATTATTCATAATAATATTGCCGAACCCTGGAAGGTTACGTTGGTAGATACCGGGTTATGTACTCAAACCGGAGCCCGTATTAAAAGAATTCAGAAGTATATTGGAAATGAAAGCTTCATGCTTACCTACGGAGACGGGCTAAGCGATGTGCCTCTCAATGAATTGGTAAACTTTCATAGAAAGCACGGAAAAGTATTGACCATGACTGCAATACAACCCGGCGGACGATTCGGAGTGCTATCTTTTGGAGAGGATGACTATACAATCGAGAAGTTTAGTGAAAAAGCAAAAGAACACGGCGGTTGGGTCAACGGCGGATTCATGGTAGCGGAACCTGAGATTTTTGAGTATTTGGATTACAGAGATGATTTGGTATTTGAACAGGAACCAATGCATAAACTGGCATCCGGCGGACAGTTGGCAGCATACAAGCACTTTGGCTTCTGGCAATGTATGGATACCATGAGGGATAAAATAATGTTGGAACGTTTATGGAGCTCAAATTCAGCACCGTGGAAAGTATGGTAA